The Styela clava chromosome 3, kaStyClav1.hap1.2, whole genome shotgun sequence genome includes the window TTCTAAAAATTATGTGCAAGCCTAGCAGGAAGACAATGTTTTTTGAATTACCCGACataactgaaaataaattctgGAATTTGTAAATCCGGAAATTACGTGCAAGCGTAGTAAGCAGAAGCTACTCTTTCTAAATAACCATCAGCCTTCAGGTCCTTGGGGGCCGGAGTCACCAGTTTGAGAAATCCAGTATGGTGGTTTTTTTTAACCAATATTTTTTTCCACCCATGGAAAGCTTAGTCCTTTCTATGTAagccagtgctcttcaacaggggttccgaGGGTTCCGCAATACATACAGTGGGGTTTCGTGAGTTTATAGGGTTCCTTAGGGGTTCTGCTTTTTTTCAGGGAAAATCATTCCTTGCTTCAGCATTCAACaagattgcaaaggaaatgcaagaacaacctagtcattgaatttcacgcttgttaccttctttctgtttcgttgttgaagtagaaatatttgaattaatgatatttcgtgttacgagtttttcgtgtttttttaattttgttatttggggttccataaaaaacgaaatattatatcaggggttccacaacaacaaaaaggttgaaaagcaCTGATGTAAGCAGCAACTGGTCTTGGAATAATACTCTGGCCCTGGGGGCCTACGTCACCATTTTGAGAAATCTATCATGaatgtttttttaaacaaattttttttcacacaGGGAAAGTAGCGATGAAGCCGACCTTGTGCCAGCGAAAGAAGCAAACGTGAATTGCCCTCAGATTGTCATTGGATTTTACGAAGAAAGGCTGACATGGCATACAAACCCTTCAGATGAGGCTCAAACTTGAACAACAGTTTTTCTACGACGAATCGTCgctgaataaaatattaaggAGTCTACAGCGTCGTTAATGGATATAAAAAAAGATTAGTTTTTAACTCTACTCTGCTGATGCAGTTTTTCAAGAAACTTTAGACGAATTTCATGAACTGTTTTTATCCGAGTGTTAAGAAATTGTATTTTGAGGATTCAAGCTAAAAAGGCaaatgttaaaattaaaaaaaaaatcatttgaaaatataacaaaaaaagtGACGATTATTACCCTGGTATATGATCATTGTTAGAAGCAATATTCGACAAACTATTTCAATAAAAgttagaaaatttaaaaatataaaacatacatttccatcatttttcaaaaatagcttTTTAAAATTTCGCCTTTTTGGTTCAGAAACTTCGATTTAGTTTATTTTGCCGAATAGACTTATGCTGGGACAAGCACCGTTAGCCAAGCAAGGTATTAACAAATTATGAATACTGGGCCGAGAGGATTTTGATATCATTCACTATTTCTTTGGTATTTTTGTAATACATAGTGCTGTTTGAGAGAAAGTAGTGTTTGGTAGATCATTGATATGATTCATGTTTCACACTTTATTGCATcaagcagcgtttctcaaacttttttgctcCTGAACACctacgctttttatctcgcctcgcggaacaatAAGAAATGAAAAGGttaaattgatattaaaaaaattgggtgctcccgaagtatgtgcaccaagatgacgctctacctgaacatagtatgtgtaccaggttagggtcatcaggttgtgcgccatcttggtgcacatacttctggcgCGCCAAAAATTGTGTAACGGATTTACTTAGTGCATCAACTTACACAACCAGCCTATCCAAGGGCACAAAACACCTCGAAGAAGCTCACAGAACATCAGTGTTTAAGGGAACACAGTTCGAGAAACAGTGAACTAGTGGAATAATTTACCATATATTTTGTTATAACCAGATCTGGTTTGAAATCATGATAGCTCTCGAAGCTTCATTTTGCCGTAGAGCTGGGCACAGTAGTCATTGATGTATTGACCATTACAATGGTACATCAGCCCAAATGCATTTTTACTGCATTTGGTCACAAAACCATAATATGgagtattcaaattttaaatcagaCTTTCAATTATACAAAGTTAATTTCAAACATATTTGTTAATTAGTGTtggaaattgaataaataaaaattatagctGTAAAAGAACATGTAGTTTAGTAGAACGTGTAGTTTCTGAAAATTTCACATTCGCGCCCATGTTGCAAAGATATAAATGGTTATTATTGCGTCAGCTATTGGTTGCAACTTTTCTGTTGAAACTATTACCACTTTTGAGTTGGAGGCATATCGCCTTGCTTTGAGTAAACATGTATAAATCTTGGAATGTATTCATAGTGCCAATGAGTTTCCATTGTAGTTTTCCTGTATTAGATCTCTACATTCATATACAAACTGAAACAAATACTTATTCTAGGGCGCTTGCCAGTTAAATATAAATCTTGACTGCTTGTCTGAAGCCTATTTTCGAGCTAAGGTgtttataatcaaaaatatgTAGCAGATATTTCAGTTAGATTGTTTCATCATTTCTGGTAATATATCATTTATATGGCCCAGATATTTGAAGATGACCCCTAAAACGAGGGAAACAGATTCTAGAGGAACATAACTTTTGGGTACAAGCATACTCAAACagaagtgttaaataaatttttgtagAAGAAATTGGAACTGTGTAGCAGACATTTCAGTTAGACCCTTATAATTTTCTGGTATTGTATAGCCCAATGTTTCAGGGTGACACCCACACACACACAAGCGTCCCCCCGTGAAGCGTCCGAGGTTGACTGGAACTCTTGTGTACAatcatacgcaaacagaagtgttgaataaatttcaacaaaagtAATCGAAAAATTTTATGACTGAAAAGCGGACATTTCAGTTACATTGATTTATCATTTTTGGTATTATATGGTCATTCTGAACGTATTctagagaaaacataacttttgtgtgAAGCGTCCTAGGTTGACTGGAACTCTTGGGTACAATCATTCACAAACAGAAGTGTTGTTTAATTTCCTTCAGTTTCGTAtatgtaattgaaaaattttgtgtgttcTGTTTTTTGGGTCCCCTTTACTTTAATGTACTCAATCAACTGCCAAATTCTTAGATACACACTAAATTACAGTGCTGGAAAAAGTCTTCTATTTCTACTTTACACTTTGAGTTGTGCTTATCAGTTTGATTTGCAAATTTCATTCCTTTTCAATGATCCGAACATTTTAGTCATTTGCTGAAGTTTTTGTATCATATATCCTCTCATGGCCATGATCAGCGTCAAAAAAAAGGCAGAGAAAATCATATGCAGGCGTGTACACGTATTATACCAATTATGTCTGCTTTTATATTAAAATGCTTGAAATTCATCATAAACCCTGACATAGGCTAGAACTCTGgttcatatttttaatgtttcattttaagttTGAATTCTCAGGACATAAGGTAACTCTAATTAACACTTTTGGACTCGAAATTGGCATATTCTGTACTAATTCATGTCTTTTTGCTGTAATCAAGTCAAATGTCCAGTGGTTGTATCCGTAATTTTGATCAGAAATGAGATTTCTCAACTTTCGAGTGAATTTTATAATAAGTTTGCTCCTTCACTTTCTGAGTTGTGCACacaactttactcagagatgagtgtGCTATATTTCTTTGTATGTGCCTGCAACTTTGCTCAAGGATTAGTCTCCATTACTTCTGAGTGTGGCTTTCCTGagcaaatatcaaaaaaaataaaatatatgacatAACTTAGTAATTTTTTGTAGTGTGCTTGTCTTTCATATAACGAGTACTAAATCGAATGAAGCCAACTTTTTAAATCATCTTACAGTTCTAGGCTTTTTGAAATGACTTTGAATTTACAGGTAAATGTTATTGGCATAAACGTTTTTAAAAGCGTTTCTCTTCTATGGCCCAAGCATGGTTTATGATAAATTTCAAGTTCTTTATGCCGTTCATTTGGTTTAGTTTCttgtttgtaaataaaaaacCAGTTTTgtgtaagttttattttttttcgtgAGTCTGCTCTAGTTTGCAATAGGGAACTTTCTATCCAAACCCAGAACATCATGAatcctatatattttttttatcatttaccCAGAACAGAGATTCTCAACTGGGGGTCACAGTGCAGTTGggtgaggggggggggggggggtgcaaAACTGATTTAACTTTACAAGAAACTCCCCATCAGTGTTCCCTTTAATTTTTTATAGTATGtctgcgcagaaattttggtgtgtgcgcacttttttgaaaatgactaatatttgtgcaaaaaccaatgaagaaattttggcgttctaaccgggtaatgggtgggcaaacaacaaactttctcaacctgccaatcgagaacattgttacattacatcaaaatacgtctgtgcgtagtaaatctatgcgtgtgcgcagcctctgaaagctgtgtgcgcgcgcacatcttagagggaacactgcccCCATTCTTTCTGGCTTCCTTTTTTTGATAAGATCATTTCACAGGCTGTTTTGAATTGTTGGGCATAATCGGATTTGGAGAAGCAAAATACCACTGAAATGATAAACAGATGATGGGGCAAAAAAGGTCGGGAACCACTGACCTTGAGTTTTATTTATAGTATAGCAAGAATGCACCCCCTTTCCTATGCATACTTCAACAATTTGCATGAGGCAGGGCCGGATCAGGACTTTTAGCTGTCATAAACACAAAACTTTAGTTcccaatatatgaaaaataacaaTGCGATTGGTTTTCCATGTTATCTGAAagcgaataagtaaatttcGGTGTTCATCACATATCGGAGGCCAAGTTAGGATTAAATTACATGTTTTATTTAGAAATAGTTTAAACATTTATAGAAAGGTTTAGGacgatatttgaaataaaaaataaaaaaaaattaatttcaaccGGACGAACATTACCAACTTTCATAACCTTTGACCAATGCTGCCAGCTACGTTTTTTGTGCTGTTTAGTGGGACGCTCGTTGCCGAGCACGGTGTGTCAGTTTTATACTTGTTGCTTTGACTTGTTTCAATATCTCGCTGTGTGTTAGCGTTTTTTCAAGACTTTTTCTCATTGTAGATTGTATACAGACTAGCTTGTATATCTGTTATACTTTTGAGCTGCTTTGTTACACAGTAGACCTATACTTCCACACAAGGCAGACGGAGCTACTTCAAAAGTGATGGCACTGGCAGACTGGATTCCTATAggccagtgtttctcaaactgtgtgccgCGGCACACTAGTGTGCTGTGAGAGATTCTCAGGTGTGCCGCAAAGctttttggaattttagaaaataagctTTTCATATTACACATAGGCATGCATGCAACGGGGGAGACTTCAGTGCGCATTATCCGTTATTAGACTGATAACATCATTGCATTTGCCTTGTGGTTGTAGTAAGGGTAATTGCCACGCTATAATTGTTATGTTGTAATGTATATTCAAACAAGACGTTCATCTTTCACTATGTTGACTTCCGCGCCTAGTTGGGTTAACAGGAAAGCAAGTTTGTACAAGTTTTGACTGTGCAAAATTCATCGAAGTAATCTGGCCATTTGCATCTCCATAGCTCTgtgaaaacgttttttttttgtgctctgactgaaattaaaagcaaaaaagggagcgatggaacctcgtttcaattgtttctcaaaacagacACACACATCGAATCAACACCTGCAGAATAAGTttgttactttattttttacaagtgtgccgcaatttttattttatttgcctAGTGCGCCGcgagcaaaaaaagtttgacaacCACTGCTATAGGTAATGGATTTTCTCATTGCACTGGCGTACACCGAGCACGATTTGTCTTATATTTGGGAGGTAAACTTTCCAGAGGAGAAGAATTACATACCTAAGAGTTATCCACGAAATGAAGTACTTTGCAAACTAAGAGTAATGAACTGCAAAAGAATGTAACTATATGGAGGGAGAAAGCAGCTATCAGAAAAAGGAAATTTCACTCTTGATTAAGTACCAAGCATGTCCTAATAAGAAGATTACAATTGAAAGTTTTGAAAAGTTTCCGCATTTATAACTTGCGataaaatgatcaaatttgttaaaattccTATTTAAGTCTCTTTATGAGTATATATATGCACTGAAAATCAACTATCGCATtaattataaatgtattatgaaccttttttttgcaatttaatactaaaatagtcaaattttattttcaatgcgtCGTGATTTGCATTACAGAAGGAAAATGCGTCGTGACTTACCCTAATACTCAGATTCGACAAAAAAGCATCGATTGAATAAAGGGGTAAACATAAGAAAATATATACACAACATAAACACGGACACGATGTTCCGTGAAACAAGGCAATAGTGTCGGATGTTATTTAGAATCAGGGATTCTcagttatattattttgatgcaatgctgttctagcagtttTAGCTAGATTTTAGAAGGAGAATTCAGAGAGACTCTTTGTGACATACTATATCAAATTTCTTTGGACTGTAACCAATCGAAAAAACTCCTTCATCAAATGACGGTAATGGTTTGTCTTTACTTGCACTGATCTTAAACCTTCGGAGCAGAGTTGTGAAGAATAAAAACACTTCCATCCTTGCAATGTGTTCTCCAATGCAATGACGATTTCCAATAGAAAACGGAATCACATCATCACAAGGAATAAAACCGCCATTTTCATCGATGAATCTTTCAGGTCGAAACTTGTTTGGGTTTTCGAATGGCTTTGGATCACGATGAGCCGCCCAAATGTTTGGTGTAATctacataaattaaaaatcaatGCATAAAAAAATTTCGCTGGCTAAAcgacttcaataaaaaaaaatggggaTTTCACCTCGACCATCGGCGGAAGAAACAAGGGTAGgctactcccgaagtatttgaaccaaaatggcgaacaccggaacgtagtatgtgtaacaggatagagttaggccataatttcaagtacaaatactacgggagtcacttggctagtccccgaacttgtaatagaactaaaatgaggaaaattaaAAATCCAGTTATAATCTAagtaaccctaatctggtacacattctacgttccggtgtccgccatcttggttcacaaacttcgggagtaccaaaacaagatggcggcgattcaaaattttgctctgaacgtATTCgaaaaatttactattcgatcCCAATAAtcgatttgaaatgcccagACTTCGTATAAATTGCATGTAAATAATTATTCCACCATTGAAAGAACGTTTACTTCTTACCATCGTATTTTTTGGTATCTTGAAATTTCCGATGCGGATTTCAGATGTGGTTTCGTGGGCAATAGCAAGCGGTAATGTTGGTCGATACCGAAATATTTCTTGAATAAATGCGCGAGTGTATGGCATTTTCTCCTGGTGCTTCATAGCTACCTTTTCTTCAGTACCtaagataaaatatttgatttaaatgtttttttgttttataagaAATACAAAGAACTTTGCAAAATGTAATTCTATGTTGAACTTTAGAAAATATGTCTTTcaaatgttataaaaaaaaaacactttaaaTTATTGTATTGGAGTCAGTTAGTTGCATAACTTCAcctaaatttttaaaacttaCCTACAACATCATGTAGTTCTTTTGCAATCTTTTCCTGACAATAAGGATAATGCAATATTGCCAAAATGCACCAACGTATGACACTTGCAGTTGCCTCTGTTGCTGCCGCAACTAAATCTATAACTGTTGCCACCAATTCAACATTCTATATCGAAAACAATTAAGATGAATAAACACTCGAACAGTTTTTACAATAACCTGAATACCCTCCAACATGTGAAATAGACATCAATGAAATCCGGTCAAATGCGGGCACAGCAGTCCTAAGTCCTGAGTTCAATCAatgatttaatttattattatactgAAAGCACATCAGGtatataaatatcaataatttagGAAAAATGCATTTTAGGGTGAGGGGAGCCGCGGAAAACCAATATTGGTCATCGAGCAGCACTAAGAAAGTCTAACGAGAAAACAAGATAGCAATGGTCGAATATAAGTCGGCTGCTTTCTCTCTCCGAGATGGACATGGAAAGCGTACCACGTCCTAGAGTTTATGAATTACGGTTCATAGagagaaattaaataaaattccaCTGAAGAGGCTGACCGACCGTAAAATCAGGCACGGCTCCCTTGTTGACTTCTGCAATTGAGTAATCAATAAAATCTTTACAATTTTCCTCATCATAGTCGCCTCGATGTTCGGCAATAATGTTTTCAATAGCTCCGGCAAATATAGCTTTCACATATAcggggtgtccataaagtccttttacaatttcaatttcgttatgaagtcagtcctcaatatatcttaaccaggtttgttgtttttaatcagtaattgtttaggtatttttacttaTACTGCCCTAGAATTTTAGTCTATGGAGCACATCTTACCTTGAAGAACTTTGATATGAGAAATAAACTTTCCATAGGATTGTTTCAAGAACGGCAAATGTCTCATAAAAGGAGCAATTATCAGAATTCCTAATACAGTACCAAAGTAATCATCCGTCAAACTGAAATATAATAACATAATGTTTGGAAAATATATATAGCTTTTTAATCACATATGTATTTGAGCAAAAAATCAACATAGGCGTAGCCAAAGGGCTGAGGGGTGCCATCACTGCCATGTCGCCTGTATACCTCGGTGACCTCTACAATGATGTAAGTCTGTAAAGCTATTCTTTACGATATTGTAGATATCAGTTGCTACTATAATCTGACTTTGTCTTGAGAAAACGGCACGAGTGAGCGTCgcattacgtcattatacaaacgaaaaatcccccccccccaaaaaaaaaatgagactATACCTTACTTTAACACAGGTTGAAGTAGAATATTGAATCGTTTGTCATCATATGAAAATCTTGATCCGAATGTAATACGAAATATGACGTTGGCAATGGCTTTCGTATGGAAGCccttcaaaatcaaatttaaaattatgtattGATTGATGAAAGTTTACGTCAGTAAATATATGATCTAAATATGCAAGCAGATAGAGTTGAGGGATGGGAAAGGTTAATGGACCAGGGGCCGACAATTTAGCTCACCTAGACCGCGGCTACACAACTGGCGGATcacggtccgaatccggacttttcgaatatttgattcggaccgcacctaattctttattttgaatcattagccccactttttaagtttcattttataaaacaatttttattgttttgaatatatatgaaaagaactataacaccataataaacaatctcgattagctaataatcattagtcggccgtgGTTGCGCGTTTAAGGAcaccgaaatataatttctgaaaacaCCGGatccaaataattttaaaatttgtacgCGGATCTTCCTTAAAAATAGTTGTGTAGCCCTGACCTAGACCATGTAAGTATGACttaaaaagttacatttatgAACAGAATGGCAAGAATGCGTTATCTATGaacacaaaagtaaaatatgaacaAGAAAGAATGAAAATTTGTGGCAACCTAAAATACAATTTACACAGGTTCTCAAATTGGGGGTCCGAAAAGGAAATCAGGGGGACCGCAAGAACCTTTAGTTTTTACGTTATAAGCTAAGGTTGTCGTTTTGCATCTTCTTTATCTTGTGAAATAATCGCCCTGTAATAATCGTTGTTAGACTACAGAATTAAATGCTTCAAGATTTTTGCTGGTAACAGATTGTTATTGtcgttagaaggctattacttttacttattttgaaaaattctgtgttctctatggaattcgtttaccagttaaaatttttgtgtgatgacgtttCTGCGCCGTGGTTCCGTGACCGCATCTTAGCGATCTCGTcaaactaccggtactgtaaacTTTCGTATTCATTCCGTCAGCAGCAAAATAGCTATACAGCAAAAATGCGACAAAGACTTATCCCAATTTAGGCCgttcttatcaaaaaattttttccaTTACATCGGCATTTTTTGCATTAGTTTTTTAAAAGAGTGCAAAATAGAAATTCAGTTTTGATATCATCATGAATATATCGCACACATCAAGTAGTTGTGAGCACACCGACACTGCATTCAAAATCATTATCCTCTTCGTCTCCGCTTACTCCTGTGAACGTGATATTTATACACTTAAGTTCAAATTAGGACGAAAGCAAGGAACAAATTTGATGTGCAAGATCACATGAGATAAATCAGTAAGCTATTTTTGTTGCGTATGAGGAGTGGCAGCTAATATAAACGACGTCTGAAATCCACTATGCTATGTTCTTCTATCGtgtttgttttgtttgaaaattttggggGCCCGCGGATACCACAGAGAAGCATAGGAGGTGCGCAAGCATATAAAGGTGGTTTTCAACCACTGCTCTATGAAGCCTATTCCATAAAATATGCAACACATGTCACAAGGTCAATAACCAAAATTCTTGTGCATGCAACTATTAGATAACTTATGTCCAATAAAGGTGCAGCCCGCGGTTTTATCCAGGTATTTTTATCACCCGATGTTACACTTACCCGATGTAGTACATGCAGAATGGGTTGAACACAGAAACTTATGTCACTATCAGGTGGACCTGATTGAATCAcccaatgggccggatttgTCAGAGTTAGACCATTTAAACAAGGGGGATCAAGGTATAAAAAccctttaatttatttatgtCCTTACGCGAACATCCAAATCTGCTCCAAGTTTCTCTTGTATTGATTCACACAGATAATTTGCTTCTTCCGAGATATGTTCTTTTATAATTCGTTTATTGAAActatacaaaatcaaaaatatttttcaaataaagtcGACAGCAGTTGCGATCAGATATCTCAAAATTATTGGGTCTATCACAAAAAATCCTAAAGAATTTATTTGAAACGCAGAGAGGGCCAAAGTTCATTACTATTTCATTACAACCAATTCAAATAATCCTATGAcaattttttgatgaaaaatgttGGAAAATGAGTCATTGGAATGCAAACTGCTtccatttcacatttttaatatttggcaATATGGGCTATTTAATTGTCAAGTAATCAATCAAATCAGAAAATGTATTCCAATCCATATTCACGTGTTATTGCTGTCTTATATAGTTAAAATAGAATAATCGAAACAATATGCAAAAACTCTTCTCGTCTTTATTTCAAGGCAGAAAAGGTAAAAATGGAGAAAAATATTAGAAATCTAACTTGTTTAAAATCCGAACTGCTAATGTTCGGCTAGTTTTCCATATTTTGCCGTTGGTCATTGTTATTCCATTAGCAGCTATGTCAAGCATAATTCGATTCATTGGACGAGCAGACGTCAGTCTTCCTTGTTTTGAGAAAgccttcaaaaaataaaatacaataacaaGCAGGTAGGCGACAAGGATCTTCGCTGATAGTGGAGGCCCACACGCGAGTAACCGGTTAGTAAACGGGTTACCGATACTGCCAATTTATTATCGAGTACTGCACGTTTTGTAGACATTCTTGCGTGAGTGTTATACTGTAGCTAACAATTGAAATAATGTTCTCTAGAATTCTTAAGGCTTTCCCGGTTTATAGAGTATCGACACAAAAGTCTgggaatttcaattttcgactTAGTTGACAAGTAAACCGCGATAAATTACAAGAAAACTAGAAATTTCATAACGAACGACGCGAATTTTTACTGTTAGCATTGAAATGAAACTTTAATTCGGACTTTTAATGAAACATacattactagggtgacaggataacccACGTGAGTTGGCATTCACAAACAGGCTCACTTGTTCAAAACCATGAATTTTATCCAGAGCAATAaaccacgtgccgcttacaGGCACTAATAGCTAATTTTAGACTAGTATATCGCAGCGTTTGCGATATCAAATTCTGATTATTGTAACTACTAAACTGAAGGTCCCCCAGAAAATCtaacaattatgatatttgatttacaactatcagaatatcaaataataaaatactctACCTCGCGAATTGACCACCGATTGTTCAATATCACGCAATACTTCATACCGATTTGAATCGAAAAAACAGgaccatatttttgtgataaACGACAATAAGTAACAGCTGGATTTCGTTCCAAAAACGGCAAATATCCGACTACAGGTAATCCTGATGACCCCGGCGGGAAGTGCTCAAGTCTTTTCCTTCTTCCGAGATGAACCAGCAAAATAAACAGTATGGTCATACAAAAAATTGTCAACATAATGCTAAAAATTAGATAAATTTCGATCATTATTCgtgcacaaatatatttctgtaacgtttcatctgaccTAAGTCAGacggaacgttacagaaatacatttgcgttagtgtgcagcaagactcttcaATCACTTAGgttagttatctttactcttgctacagcactCTTGCATattatgcatacggatccgccggaacaaaaacatagaagaaagataagtagttagtcttgcAGAAACCGATCTTTTACCGCAATTATGAAACTATTGATGCCATTTTAGTATTTCATGTTGGACTCATCATCTAAAAAACCTAGATCATTATATTTGTCTTAGTGCGACCAAGACATTTCAATCACTTACGTTAGTTatttttactcttgctacagcatccttgcattatatgcatacacAGCCACCCGAACAAAGGCATAGATAGTAAGTCCCACAGAAACCAAATTATTAGCGCAAATATGAAACGTTTGATGCCATTTTAGACTGATCACCTGAAAAACTTTTACCAGACTAATAAGTCATAAGAATCACTTTTGCGCAAATTCTGAAGTCAATTGTTGAAATACGCCGCGTTTAAACGTTAGCCTCGACCTAAATTATGTTGCAGATACGCCAGTAAACATTTGACTCTCAGGCCAACCTTTTACGCACGATTGTAACAAGTACAGACGATTATTCCTTCTATAAATATACATTGAACATGAATTCAACTTGAGGTAATCAATCATATATGTTGGACAAAAGCCAGAATCAGATTTTTGCAAAATCATCCAATCAATAAATGTAAAGTTTTTTCCAACTTGACTCGAAGTTACAACGACAAGCCCTAATATTGGTGGATGTCAGTGGAACGAACTTTATTGCGCTTAAATCACTTACGTCGATCACTCAAATTTTTACAGggaatttgaaaatggaatttggaatttttttctatattttataattgcaacatttttgatgCCCATTTTATAAAACGCACGTTTCTTCCTTACTTGACCTTTGAATTTATTCTCGTGTATAACGAcatctataatctgtttatcaCCCAAATTATTTTAGAATTACGTATGAGGGGCAGCATTATCggaaactcgccccgggcagcagactAGTTTGGCACGTCCCGGCCCACAATCCATTGCgcataccgtgttttcccgaaaataagtctgggtcttatttcaattttcgtcCGATAACTAACACTAGGGCTTactttcgggggatgtcttatactTTCAtgtatctaaaacaaaattacaaagtagtaacatgtttttattcaacataactgcaaaacatagattactattaatcatttaaaacgtgtaggatagatatcttgctatcgactaggtcaaaaaaaaaaattcgcgttatcGACTAGGTCTCATTTTCGGGAAGACACGGTAGTAGGCCGTGGCGCATTAGACagaggcgcggcggtgtggctcaatgggctaagcgttaggaatacgctcgcc containing:
- the LOC120342965 gene encoding vitamin D 25-hydroxylase-like, with the translated sequence MMRKIVKILLITQLQKSTREPCLILRSNVELVATVIDLVAAATEATASVIRWCILAILHYPYCQEKIAKELHDVVGTEEKVAMKHQEKMPYTRAFIQEIFRYRPTLPLAIAHETTSEIRIGNFKIPKNTMITPNIWAAHRDPKPFENPNKFRPERFIDENGGFIPCDDVIPFSIGNRHCIGEHIARMEVFLFFTTLLRRFKISASKDKPLPSFDEGVFSIGYSPKKFDIVCHKESL